The following are encoded together in the Candidatus Liberimonas magnetica genome:
- the glgP gene encoding alpha-glucan family phosphorylase has product MKKDLFNQELEKYPVKNSKGYVIIPSLPDNLKPLLEIAYNLWWVSNSDALELFRRVDFDLWEEVNHNPIQLLGAIKEERLNELSKDNSFVSHLDHIKHDMKRYMEFTTWYEKEFPDNKNCKIAYFSTEFGLHDSLPLYSGGLGILSGDHIKSASDMGLPLVGVGLLYRYGYFKQYLSYDGWQQEEYVENHFFRMPLMLEKDQQGNPLKIFVEIPTGKIYAQIWRLQIGRIPLYLIDTDVQENKLEDREITGQLYGGDREMRIKQELMLGVGGMRALKALGIEPSVIHINEGHSAFLLLEKIRSLMADQKITFEQAAEVVRISCVFTTHTPVPAGNETFDPVLVDKYLSPLYKKLGLKKEEFLALGRQNPANLNELFCMTILALKMVDSANGVSRLHGTISRNMWTGIWPELPKSEVPITHITNGIHTTTWISREMAQLFDRYLGPTWKDEPEDQSIWERIMQIPDAELWRSHERRRERLVTFARKRLKSQLQNRGASPSEIDLAEEVLDPEALTICFGRRFASYKRGNLIFRDINRLKSMVTKKNMPVQFIFGGKAHPNDNVGKELIKSIIHIARDPDLRDRIVFLENYDMSVSHYMVQGADIWLNNPRRPYEASGTSGMKAAANGTLNFSVLDGWWCEAYNPDNGWAIGSGEEYENTDYQDELESKAMYDILEKDIIPLFYSRGPDGLPRGWTSKMKLSMSSICPGFNTNRMIEEYTRKFYNPSNSRFWKLAANGFEPAKRKAEWKKKACDNWQQMNILKVEDNLNSELILGKTFNIRAKVQLGDVLVPEDVSVQVYFGYLDSRNRMSDTIINEMKLAEKSQDGTYVYEAVIKGDRIGHCGYVVRILPKYEGQVLYIPKLITWQ; this is encoded by the coding sequence ATGAAAAAAGATTTATTTAATCAGGAACTTGAAAAGTACCCGGTAAAAAACTCCAAGGGCTATGTGATCATCCCGTCTTTGCCTGATAACCTGAAACCTTTGCTTGAGATAGCTTATAACCTCTGGTGGGTGTCAAACAGCGATGCTCTTGAACTTTTCCGGCGTGTAGACTTTGACTTATGGGAAGAAGTGAACCACAACCCTATTCAGCTTCTTGGCGCAATAAAGGAAGAGCGCCTTAATGAATTATCCAAGGACAACAGTTTTGTTTCGCATTTAGACCATATAAAACATGACATGAAACGATACATGGAATTTACAACCTGGTATGAAAAAGAATTTCCTGATAACAAAAACTGCAAAATAGCTTATTTTTCAACAGAATTCGGCCTGCACGACAGCCTTCCTTTATATTCCGGCGGGTTAGGAATACTTTCAGGTGACCATATAAAATCAGCAAGCGACATGGGGCTTCCTCTGGTAGGTGTAGGCTTGCTTTACAGATACGGTTATTTTAAGCAGTACCTAAGCTATGACGGCTGGCAGCAGGAAGAATATGTAGAGAATCATTTTTTTAGAATGCCGCTCATGCTTGAAAAGGACCAGCAGGGGAATCCTTTAAAAATATTCGTTGAAATCCCTACAGGGAAGATCTATGCCCAGATCTGGAGGCTTCAAATAGGCCGCATCCCGCTATATTTGATAGATACGGACGTTCAAGAGAACAAGCTGGAAGACAGGGAAATAACAGGCCAGTTATACGGCGGCGACAGAGAGATGCGCATAAAGCAGGAATTAATGCTTGGTGTCGGCGGCATGCGAGCGCTTAAAGCTCTCGGCATTGAACCTTCTGTTATACATATAAACGAAGGGCATTCGGCATTCCTTTTGCTTGAGAAAATCAGGTCCTTAATGGCCGACCAAAAGATCACATTTGAACAGGCTGCGGAAGTTGTGAGGATTTCCTGCGTTTTCACTACTCATACACCCGTACCTGCGGGCAATGAAACTTTTGACCCTGTTCTGGTAGACAAATACTTATCGCCTCTCTATAAAAAACTCGGGCTGAAAAAAGAAGAGTTCCTGGCTTTGGGACGTCAAAATCCGGCAAATCTAAATGAATTATTCTGCATGACTATACTTGCTTTAAAAATGGTTGATTCCGCAAACGGCGTCAGCAGGTTACATGGAACGATATCAAGGAACATGTGGACGGGCATATGGCCGGAACTGCCCAAATCAGAGGTCCCGATTACCCATATAACGAACGGGATCCATACCACTACCTGGATCTCAAGGGAAATGGCACAGCTCTTTGACAGGTATTTGGGGCCGACCTGGAAAGATGAGCCCGAAGACCAAAGCATCTGGGAAAGGATAATGCAGATACCTGATGCCGAACTGTGGAGAAGCCATGAAAGAAGAAGAGAAAGACTGGTAACATTTGCCCGTAAGAGGCTGAAAAGCCAGCTTCAGAACAGGGGCGCTTCTCCAAGCGAGATAGACCTTGCCGAAGAGGTTTTAGACCCAGAAGCTTTGACGATATGCTTTGGCAGGCGGTTCGCATCATATAAAAGAGGAAACCTTATATTCCGGGATATAAACAGGCTAAAATCAATGGTTACAAAGAAAAATATGCCTGTCCAGTTCATTTTTGGCGGGAAGGCTCATCCGAATGACAATGTGGGCAAAGAGCTTATAAAAAGTATAATTCATATTGCAAGAGACCCTGACCTGCGCGACAGGATCGTTTTCCTTGAAAATTATGATATGAGCGTATCTCATTATATGGTACAGGGCGCGGATATATGGTTAAACAACCCGAGACGGCCGTATGAAGCATCAGGTACAAGCGGCATGAAAGCCGCAGCCAACGGAACGCTGAATTTCAGCGTTCTTGACGGCTGGTGGTGCGAAGCTTACAATCCTGACAACGGCTGGGCCATAGGTTCTGGAGAAGAATACGAAAATACCGATTATCAGGATGAACTTGAGAGCAAAGCGATGTATGATATCCTTGAAAAAGATATTATTCCGTTATTCTACTCCCGTGGGCCCGACGGATTGCCGAGAGGGTGGACGAGCAAAATGAAATTATCAATGAGCTCGATATGCCCGGGCTTTAACACAAACCGCATGATAGAAGAATATACAAGGAAGTTCTATAACCCGTCAAACTCCCGGTTTTGGAAGTTGGCTGCAAACGGTTTTGAACCTGCAAAAAGAAAGGCAGAGTGGAAAAAGAAGGCATGCGATAACTGGCAGCAAATGAATATCTTGAAGGTTGAAGATAACCTCAACAGTGAACTGATCCTTGGAAAAACATTTAATATACGTGCAAAAGTACAACTCGGTGACGTCCTGGTGCCTGAAGATGTGAGCGTTCAGGTTTATTTCGGGTACCTTGATTCCAGGAACAGAATGAGCGATACCATTATTAATGAAATGAAACTTGCGGAAAAATCTCAGGACGGAACATATGTTTATGAAGCTGTCATTAAAGGCGATAGAATAGGGCACTGCGGTTATGTGGTAAGGATACTTCCAAAATATGAAGGCCAGGTCCTGTATATTCCGAAGCTGATAACCTGGCAGTAA
- a CDS encoding DNA-binding protein has translation MYIETKVKRNFMGRFNYGDDLLDKLNSFCKEHGIKIGAVQVIGAVQKAKMGYYSQSEKKYTGCVELDKKLEIASCIGNVSLKDEKVFVHAHIVLADYDGKAFGGHLMPGTIVFAAEFFIQEMEGEALKRVPDPSTGLPLWK, from the coding sequence ATGTATATAGAAACAAAGGTAAAAAGAAACTTCATGGGACGCTTTAACTATGGCGATGATTTGCTTGATAAATTAAATAGTTTTTGCAAAGAACATGGTATAAAAATCGGGGCTGTTCAGGTGATAGGAGCTGTCCAGAAAGCAAAGATGGGTTATTACAGCCAAAGCGAGAAAAAATATACCGGTTGCGTGGAATTAGATAAAAAACTTGAGATCGCTTCCTGTATCGGGAATGTTTCTCTAAAAGATGAAAAGGTTTTTGTGCATGCGCACATAGTCCTGGCTGATTATGACGGAAAGGCATTTGGCGGGCATTTAATGCCCGGTACTATAGTTTTTGCAGCAGAGTTTTTTATACAGGAAATGGAAGGAGAAGCTTTAAAAAGAGTCCCTGATCCTTCCACAGGCCTGCCGTTGTGGAAATGA